A single window of Candidatus Methylomirabilis sp. DNA harbors:
- a CDS encoding R3H domain-containing nucleic acid-binding protein, whose amino-acid sequence MKDALAAAGAALGLPVAALRYVVLDPGSPGRVGAQPTPARIAVMLDEPGPAAREAEPGEFFDDEDDPLTLIREVVQALAETAGIEVAAEVAEEREAVVVRLAGPGRGFFFGEDGRGEVLRAFEHLLQRMFGPDVAPRPVRVECEGFRERRDAALAAEAHALAEAVRQEGRPRTMPPLNAYERRIVHVALTEAPGIVTYSVGEGADRRVTIAPAPGPGGPESGRPEPGSDG is encoded by the coding sequence TTGAAGGATGCCTTGGCGGCCGCGGGAGCGGCCCTCGGTCTCCCGGTGGCGGCCCTGCGTTACGTCGTGCTCGACCCCGGCTCGCCCGGCCGGGTGGGGGCCCAGCCGACCCCGGCGCGAATCGCGGTGATGCTGGACGAGCCGGGCCCCGCGGCCCGCGAGGCGGAGCCCGGCGAGTTCTTCGACGACGAGGACGATCCCCTGACCTTGATCCGGGAGGTGGTCCAGGCCCTCGCGGAGACGGCGGGGATCGAGGTGGCGGCCGAGGTCGCGGAGGAGCGCGAGGCGGTGGTGGTCCGGCTGGCGGGCCCCGGCCGGGGGTTCTTCTTCGGGGAGGACGGGCGGGGGGAGGTCCTGCGGGCGTTCGAGCACCTGCTGCAGCGGATGTTCGGCCCCGACGTGGCCCCCCGGCCGGTCCGGGTCGAGTGCGAGGGGTTCCGGGAGCGACGGGACGCCGCCCTGGCGGCGGAAGCGCACGCGCTGGCGGAGGCGGTCCGGCAGGAGGGCCGGCCCCGCACCATGCCCCCCCTGAACGCCTACGAGCGCCGGATCGTCCACGTCGCCCTCACGGAGGCGCCCGGCATCGTGACCTACAGCGTGGGGGAGGGAGCGGACCGGCGGGTCACGATCGCTCCCGCGCCGGGGCCCGGGGGGCCGGAGTCGGGACGCCCCGAGCCGGGCTCCGACGGCTGA
- a CDS encoding AAA family ATPase, translating into MGRVIAVANQKGGVGKTTTAINLAASLAAAERRVLAVDADPQGNLTSGLGRKIRESRPSLYEALIEQRPLEELIIATDLEQLSLVPSDRNLTGAEVELVPLLAREFRLKEALAPVTGRFDYVFIDCPPSLGLLTVNALVAADRVLIPLQCEYFALEGVSELTSTIQRIKRALNPSLEIEGVILTMVDERTNLTQQVIGEVRGHFHDQVFKTQVPRSVRLAEAPSFGKPVLLYDIRSKGAEAYLELAQELMSHGQMALFAR; encoded by the coding sequence GTGGGACGCGTCATCGCCGTGGCCAACCAGAAGGGCGGGGTCGGCAAGACTACGACCGCGATCAACCTCGCGGCCAGCCTGGCCGCCGCGGAGCGCCGGGTGCTGGCGGTGGACGCCGACCCCCAGGGGAACCTGACCTCCGGGCTGGGGCGCAAGATCCGGGAGTCGCGCCCCAGCCTCTATGAGGCCCTCATCGAGCAGCGCCCGCTCGAGGAGCTCATCATCGCCACCGACCTCGAGCAGCTCTCCCTCGTCCCCTCCGACCGCAACCTGACGGGGGCCGAGGTCGAGCTCGTCCCCCTGCTGGCCCGCGAGTTCCGGCTGAAGGAGGCCCTCGCCCCGGTGACGGGGCGGTTCGACTACGTGTTCATCGACTGCCCTCCCAGCCTGGGCCTCCTCACGGTGAACGCCCTGGTCGCCGCCGACCGCGTCCTGATCCCCCTCCAGTGCGAGTACTTCGCCCTGGAAGGGGTCTCCGAGCTGACCTCCACCATCCAGCGGATCAAGCGGGCCTTGAACCCGAGCCTCGAGATCGAAGGGGTGATCCTGACCATGGTGGACGAGCGCACGAACCTCACCCAGCAGGTGATCGGAGAAGTGCGGGGCCACTTCCACGACCAGGTCTTCAAGACCCAGGTTCCGAGGAGCGTCCGGCTCGCCGAGGCCCCCAGCTTCGGCAAGCCGGTCCTCCTCTACGACATCCGCTCGAAGGGCGCCGAGGCCTACCTGGAGCTGGCCCAGGAGCTCATGTCCCACGGGCAGATGGCCCTCTTCGCCCGGTGA
- a CDS encoding polymer-forming cytoskeletal protein, whose protein sequence is MIKLKGLAAEDLNGFMDEGTEFLGELRFRDTLRIDGRLKGKIVSDNTLIIGESGQVDADIDCGVVSIRGTVSGRVHGRQRIELLAGSKVQATLISPKLVIEDGAFFQGDCQMGSPPKGAFLPAGGGGS, encoded by the coding sequence ATGATCAAGCTCAAAGGCCTGGCGGCCGAGGATCTCAACGGCTTCATGGACGAAGGGACGGAGTTCCTGGGGGAGCTTCGCTTTCGGGACACCCTCCGCATCGACGGGCGCCTCAAGGGGAAAATCGTCTCCGACAACACGTTGATCATCGGGGAGTCGGGCCAGGTGGACGCGGACATCGACTGCGGAGTGGTCTCCATCCGGGGCACGGTGAGCGGGCGGGTGCACGGGCGGCAACGGATCGAGCTCCTGGCCGGCTCGAAGGTGCAGGCCACCCTGATCTCCCCCAAGCTCGTGATCGAGGACGGCGCGTTCTTCCAGGGCGACTGTCAGATGGGCTCCCCGCCCAAGGGAGCCTTCCTCCCCGCGGGGGGCGGCGGCTCCTGA
- a CDS encoding ParB/RepB/Spo0J family partition protein, whose translation MTGPKRRALGKGLSALLPIPEPEGGAVPLSEPGSAEVPIDHLDPNPFQPRSALDPARLGELAASLRESGMVQPILVRRVGERYQIIAGERRWRAARQIGLGTVPVVVREVPDERLLELALVENIQRQELTPLEEAQAFHRLQEEFRLTQEEVARRVGRERSTIANTLRLLRLPRELRDLLATGRLDAGHARALLALDGAEDQVALGREVARKGLSVREVERRVALLRAPRKRTSSRRDANTRAAEERLRAALGTRVRISRRGKGGTLRIPFSSEAELNRLFELLLRAGRGR comes from the coding sequence ATGACGGGCCCGAAGCGGCGCGCCCTCGGCAAGGGGCTCTCGGCCCTCCTGCCGATTCCCGAGCCGGAGGGAGGGGCCGTCCCCTTGTCCGAGCCGGGAAGCGCCGAGGTCCCCATCGACCACCTCGACCCGAACCCCTTCCAGCCCCGCTCGGCCCTGGACCCCGCCCGGCTCGGCGAGCTGGCCGCCTCCCTCCGGGAGAGCGGGATGGTCCAGCCGATCCTCGTCCGCCGGGTGGGGGAGCGCTACCAGATCATCGCGGGGGAGCGGCGCTGGCGGGCCGCGCGGCAGATCGGCCTCGGCACCGTCCCCGTGGTCGTGCGGGAGGTGCCGGACGAGAGGCTCCTCGAGCTGGCCCTCGTCGAGAACATCCAGCGCCAGGAGCTGACCCCGCTGGAGGAGGCCCAGGCTTTCCACCGGCTGCAGGAGGAGTTTCGCCTCACCCAGGAAGAGGTGGCGCGCCGGGTGGGACGCGAGCGGTCCACCATCGCCAACACCCTCCGCCTCCTCCGTCTCCCTCGCGAGCTGCGCGACCTCCTCGCCACGGGCCGGCTCGACGCGGGCCACGCCCGCGCCCTCCTCGCCCTCGACGGGGCCGAGGACCAGGTGGCCCTGGGGCGGGAGGTCGCCCGCAAGGGGCTCTCGGTGCGGGAGGTGGAGCGGCGGGTCGCTCTCCTGCGCGCGCCCCGGAAGCGCACCTCGAGCCGGCGCGACGCCAACACCCGGGCCGCCGAGGAGCGGCTGCGGGCCGCCCTGGGGACACGGGTCCGGATCAGTCGTCGGGGCAAGGGCGGGACCCTGCGCATCCCCTTCTCGAGCGAGGCGGAGCTGAACCGGCTGTTCGAGCTCCTCCTCCGGGCGGGACGCGGGCGTTGA
- a CDS encoding RsmG family class I SAM-dependent methyltransferase, which yields MEALGLGATALDRAEAYLDLLARWNVRVNLTGARSAGDRVRLLVAPVLPALTLPHPGRLIDVGSGNGSPGLVLALLRDDLRAVLLEPRARRWAFLREATRAAGRDDVEVLRLRHDQYEGPPAPTVTLRGLALPLAPLARMVEPGGRLLVFGGRPREAGPFRREASPVDARDLQVFRREA from the coding sequence CTGGAGGCTCTCGGCCTCGGGGCGACCGCCCTCGACCGGGCCGAGGCCTACCTGGATCTCCTGGCCCGCTGGAACGTGCGGGTCAACCTCACGGGGGCCCGGAGCGCGGGGGACCGCGTCCGTCTCCTGGTCGCGCCCGTGCTCCCCGCGCTGACCCTGCCCCATCCGGGACGGCTGATCGACGTGGGGTCGGGCAACGGCTCGCCCGGACTCGTCCTCGCCCTCCTGCGAGACGACCTCCGGGCGGTCCTGCTGGAGCCTCGGGCGCGGCGATGGGCCTTCCTGCGAGAGGCGACCCGCGCGGCCGGGCGGGACGACGTCGAGGTTCTGCGGCTGCGCCACGACCAGTACGAGGGGCCTCCGGCCCCCACCGTGACCTTGCGGGGGCTCGCGCTGCCGCTCGCCCCCCTCGCCCGGATGGTCGAGCCGGGCGGGCGCCTGCTGGTGTTCGGCGGGCGGCCGCGCGAAGCGGGACCCTTCCGGCGGGAGGCGAGCCCGGTCGACGCGCGGGACCTGCAGGTCTTCCGGCGCGAGGCGTGA